A window of Acropora muricata isolate sample 2 chromosome 3, ASM3666990v1, whole genome shotgun sequence contains these coding sequences:
- the LOC136912556 gene encoding TRPL translocation defect protein 14-like, with product MMYSNVDVNGLSACVDGKKERRIYKVVLTGGPCAGKTTVQAMMSTFFENIGWKVYRVPEAATLLLGGGVKFADLDENDVNTFQENLLKTLLQLEKTYFDMAATSKKDTLVISDRGAMDPSSYMKAEQWQTLLDNNNWNNVSLRDARYDQVIHLVTAAQGAEEFYTLANNHSRSEPVEEARKLDKITQQSWVGHPYVDVIDNSTDFQKKVRRAIDAVCNKMGLNMGDRLSPESIKRKFLVSTLPDDKVFPVFQDFDVVHDYLSTSNPKMQARLRKRGQNGQYTYMHTLRNETKFNGQIVEVRTSLSVKDYDMLYSQLDLARQSVHKTRRCFVWNNQYFQLDIYKEPCHPRCKGLLILETYTTNTSHSMETPDFLDNVKEVTGDPLFSMFHLSRKD from the exons ATGATGTATTCGAATGTTGATGTTAATGGCCTGTCGGCATGTGTGGACGGCAAGAAGGAAAGAAGAATTTATAAAGTTGTTTTGACTGGAG GTCCTTGTGCAGGAAAAACAACAGTTCAAGCAATGATGTcaactttctttgaaaatattggATGGAAG GTTTATAGGGTTCCTGAAGCAGCCACTTTGCTGTTGGG aGGGGGTGTAAAGTTCGCAGATCTGGATGAAAATGATG TAAACACATTTCAGGAAAACTTGTTGAAGACCTTGTTGCAGTTAGAAAAGACATATTTTGACATGGCAGCCACGTCCAAGAAGGACACTCTTGTGATTAGTGACAGAGGAGCCATGGATCCATCTTCAT ATATGAAGGCAGAGCAGTGGCAAACACTCCTTGACAACAACAACTGGAACAATGTTTCATTGCGCGATGCTCGATATGATCAAGTCATTCATCTA GTAACTGCTGCCCAGGGAGCAGAAGAATTCTACACATTGGCAAAtaaccattctagaagtgaACCAGTTGAAGAAGCCAGAAAATTAGATAAGATCACTCAACAG TCTTGGGTTGGTCATCCATATGTGGATGTCATCGACAACTCCACAGATTTCCAAAAGAAAGTTCGACGTGCCATTGAT gCTGTTTGTAACAAAATGGGTCTGAATATGGGTGATCGTCTTTCACCAGAGAGCATAAAGCGAAAGTTTTTAGTTTCAACACTTCCAGATGACAAG GTATTCcctgtttttcaagattttgatgTGGTTCATGATTATCTTTCAACTTCCAACCCTAAGATGCAAGCACGATTGAGAAAACGAGGACAAAATG GTCAATACACCTATATGCATACTTTGAGGAATGAAACCAAATTTAATGGACAGATTGTTGAAGTCAGAACAAGTTTATCAGTCAAGGACTATgat ATGTTGTATTCTCAACTGGATCTTGCCCGACAATCAGTACACAAAACAAGAAGATGCTTTGTGTGGAATAACCAGTATTTTCAGCTTGACATCTACAAAGAACCATGTCACCCTAG GTGTAAAGGGTTGTTAATTCTTGAAACATACACCACCAACACCAGCCATAGTATGGAAACACCAGATTTCCTGGACAACGTAAAGGAGGTCACAGGAGACCCACTGTTCTCCATGTTTCACTTATCTCGAAAAGATTGA
- the LOC136911402 gene encoding uncharacterized protein: MGGNKNIYRRRRSCGCVVLALDLKSADPQFKSAQSISWIFPGKPSAGKSTFFNAATHQTTAKIGAHPFTTIEPNIGQALYAIPCPCFHWNQRCDAEYGHSALGERLVPVLLKDVAGLVPGACEGRGRGNKFLNDLLEADVLIHVVDLSGHSDQDGKPTTEYDPTKDVAWIEEELHRWIYDNIMSKWISIRKKPTKLYDMFSGYHASQALIQLVFESAEISDAKLSLLKKICRSRSF; encoded by the exons atgggaggcaataaaaatatttataggAGAAGGAGAAGCTGTGGCTGTGTGGTTTTGGCACTGGACCTGAAATCTGCTGATCCTCAGTTCAAGTCTGCTCAGAGCATTAGCTGGATTTTTCCAG GGAAGCCATCTGCTGGGAAATCCACATTTTTCAATGCTGCTACTCACCAAACTACCGCCAAAATAGGAGCTCATCCATTCACTACAATTGAACCAAACATTGGTCAAGCATTGTACGCAATTCCTTGCCCATGTTTTCATTGGAATCAAAGATGCGATGCTGAATATGGTCACAGTGCTCTAGGTGAAAGGCTTGTCCCAGTGTTGCTTAAAGATGTGGCAGGGTTAGTGCCTGGGGCATGTGAAGGCAGAGGAAGAGGCAATAAATTTTTGAATGACCTGTTAGAAGCAGATGTGCTCATTCATGTCGTGGATTTGTCTGGACACTCTGATCAAGATGGAAAACCCACCACAG AATATGACCCAACGAAAGATGTTGCATGGATTGAAGAAGAACTTCACAGATGGATTTATGATAATATCATGTCTAAATGGATCTCAATAAGAAAGAAACCAACCAAGCTCTATGACATGTTTTCTGGTTATCATGCATCACAAGCCTTAATTCAGCTTGTATTCGAATCAGCTGAAATTTCAGATGCAAAGctcagccttctcaaaaagatttgtaggagcaggtcattctga
- the LOC136912555 gene encoding lysosomal dipeptide transporter MFSD1-like isoform X1, giving the protein MEGISSGYLDGKETFSCKDLTYVEMSTSSILIINVGGKVLSSENSPGKMDFNDATSCLCSSWKSRAPAGAITTNMAVGKHREYHDYILAGQKSGCFRASRGPFRFVLLFFTCLSIFGCYFCLDMPSVLQNTFTLPLHPNDTLKNCITIDGKRSERMHLNSTDCTSGLGLTETQYNLLYSVYAWTNAVVVILAGFLIDKVGNPIGTLLFSFLCLAGTSLFAAGLYCKGNPSMMFLLFLLGRLLLGSGNGSLIIIQSRMSAVWFKDKELAFSFGCILAFSRLASGLNFFLTESFEEKYDLHWTLWGGAILCGFGCVCAIITSILDAIGLQQMDEMTELKIDSKNMRLTDIKYFSSTFWLLASCLMFFYVGLFPFIADASKFIYVNYKEMFHLSKKTSAYIVGSVYLTPLVLGPVMGLIVDMFGRRGILILICAVQTVPVYGILAFAPRVHPLVSTVWLGFIYSVAAAALWPSVPLIVDQASVGTALGITSSIQMIGTGVANVIVGKILDLIVSGDKWKYVMIFFLANSLACVLSAIFLNINDRRKGGILNHFTRSRGDALINSHTNTYGSVSTAGYTNKDALLYDSSTSIN; this is encoded by the exons ATGGAAGGGATTTCATCGGGATATTTAGATGGAAAGGAAACTTTTAGTTGCAAAGACTTGACATACGTAGAAATGTCCACATCATCAATTCTTATCATAAATGTCGGAGGAAAAGTGTTGAGCTCCGAAAATTCGCCAGGAAAGATGGACTTTAACGATGCAACTTCTTGCCTTTGCTCCTCTTG gAAGTCACGTGCTCCAGCAGGAGCAATAACAACAAACATGGCGGTTGGTAAGCACCGAGAGTATCACGATTACATTTTGGCAGGACAAAAATCAGGCTGCTTCCGCGCAAGCAGAG GTCCTTTTCGTTTTGTGCTTTTATTTTTCACGTGTCTGTCGATATTTGGATGCTACTTCTGTCTTGACATGCCCAG TGTTTTGCAAAACACATTCACTTTG CCATTACATCCAAATGACACCTTAAAGAACTGTATAACCATTGATGGTAAACGATCCGAGCGTATGCATTTGAACAGCACAGACTGCACCAGCGGCTTGGGATTGACTGAAACACAGTATAACCTGCTATACTCAGTTTATGCCTGGAC GAATGCAGTTGTTGTTATTCTCGCTGGGTTTTTAATTGACAAAGTGGGCAATCCAA TTGGTaccttgttgttttcatttttgtgccTGGCTGGGACTTCCTTGTTTGCTGCTGGATTATACTGCAAGGGAAATCCCTCCatgatgtttcttttgtttttattgggGAGGCTGTTGCTTGG TTCAGGAAATGGGTCATTAATAA TCATCCAGAGTAGAATGTCTGCAGTATGGTTCAAGGACAAGGAGCTAGCATTTTCATTTGGTTGTATTCTGGCATTTTCAAGGCTT GCAAGTGGGTTGAACTTCTTTCTGACAGAGAGCTTTGAAGAAAAGTATGACTTGCATTGGACGCTATGGGGAG GAGCGATTTTATGTGGATTTGGATGTGTGTGCGCTATTATAACGTCAATATTAGATGCTATTGGACTACAACAGATGGATGAG ATGACAGAGTTGAAAATTGATTCCAAAAATATG CGATTAACAGATATCAAGTACTTTTCTTCCACATTCTGGCTTTTGGCTTCCTGTTTGATGTTCTTCTATGTTGGACTCTTTCCGTTCATTGCAGATGCCAG TAAATTTATCTATGTGAATTACAAGGAGATGTTTCATCTAAGTAAGAAGACATCCGCATATATTGTTGGCTCTGTGTATTTGACTCCATTGGTTCTTGGACCTGTAATGGGCCTTATTGTG GATATGTTTGGACGTCGAGGCATTTTAATATTGATTTGTGCAGTCCAAACAGTACCGGTGTATGGAATATTGGCCTTTGCTCCTCGCGTTCATCCTTTGGTTTCCACAGTGTGGCTTGGCTTTATTTATTCAGTGGCTGCT GCAGCTCTTTGGCCATCTGTTCCTCTTATTGTAGATCAGGCATCTGTTG GGACTGCTCTAGGAATCACATCTTCAATTCAGATGATAGGGACAGGAGTAGCTAATGTCATTGTTGGAAAAATACTTGATCTTATAGT ATCTGGAGATAAATGGAAGTATGTGATGATATTTTTCCTAGCCAACTCATTGGCTTGTGTACTGTCAGCAATTTTTTTGAACATCAATGACAGGAGAAAG ggaggTATTCTGAATCATTTTACAAGATCAAGAGGTGATGCCCTGATCAATAGTCATACAAATACTTATGGATCGGTGTCCACAGCTGGTTACACCAACAAGGATGCACTTCTCTATGACTCCTCAACATCCATCAATTAG
- the LOC136912560 gene encoding cyclin N-terminal domain-containing protein 1-like: MYKSRIFGTPPEPVFNMKSACMPPELLEESLYVLADINEKNMDDASRIQGFFKGGKTAAYVFLLCEDMGLPSQTRFLAIEIFDRFMSKHVCGLYELIRSNSETNQQKNWKEVENRVKTQLPLRVMSCMQLASKLTSHYKVVTASKGQRFLNSIGHCYSLGSIVKSELRILTELDYHILVTTPLTFLETVLEILGHNDSRSQVKLLHEASVKLLDIVYLKFEEIYSKLCMAATGENCISDRQKLSVLANDLMLLAVSIIGAASYIVNQATSDMVVEQLGRITQIPVDDILDFATIIIEHTL; encoded by the exons atgtatAAAAGTAGAATTTTTGGCACCCCACCAGAGCCTGTCTTCAACATGAAGTCAGCTTGTATGCCTCCAGAGTTATTGGAGGAGTCGCTTTATGTTTTAGCtgatataaatgaaaaaaacatggatGATGCTAGTAGAATACAGGGATTTTTCAAAGGAGGGAAAACAGCAG CGTACGTTTTTCTTTTATGCGAGGACATGGGTTTACCATCACAGACACGCTTTTTGGCAATTGAAATTTTTGATAG GTTCATGTCAAAACACGTCTGTGGCCTCTATGAACTAATTCGTTCAAATTCAGAAACAAACCAGCAAAAAAACTGGAAAGAAGTGGAAAACAGAGTTAAAACACAGTTGCCCCTCAGAGTGATGTCTTGTATGCAGCTTGCAAGCAAGCTAACTTCACATTATAAG GTGGTTACAGCAAGTAAAGGTCAGAGGTTTCTCAACTCCATTGGTCACTGCTACTCCTTGGGAAGTATAGTGAAGTCAGAATTAAGAATCCTCACGGAATTAGACTATCATATTCTCGTAACAACACCACTGACATTTCTTGAAACAGTCCTGGAGATATTGg GACACAATGACTCCCGCTCACAGGTTAAACTTCTTCATGAAGCCAGTGTAAAACTTCTCGACATAGTTTACCTGAAGTTTGAAGAAATCTACAGCAAGCTGTGCATGGCTGCCACAGGAGAGAATTGCATTAGTGACAGACAAAAGCTCTCTGTGTTAGCAAATGACCTCATGTTACTCGCTGTATCAATTATTGGAGCTGCATCCTACATTGTAAACCAGGCCACAAGTGATATG GTTGTGGAGCAACTTGGGAGAATCACACAAATTCCAGTTGATGATATACTAGATTTTGCCACAATTATTATAGAACATACATTGTAA
- the LOC136912558 gene encoding exonuclease V-like yields MYVTLGGTYGNFLTTKMADSQKEYDICHDGQNSIEVEIVSDLEFNMLDNAIQAAILQESNAAHSKETDNATKGAVSTNIPAPLDRFRGKKGYLSVSNLVAQFWCEQQMEYNFLIPEQKPDTEEVQIGRSIHLAREMELYDLMEIKIESKEDKWAAIFMDCFTKMALLDAHQTVREFPVLGEPFDLGVLVHGIIDELHFNEIGQLELVELKTRSGIGRLPSKAQQKRTFLQTMLYSVMFNDLLSGKLDVASVFTRLQLNGDAILSKDIKNFADQHRIQCDTLFQVTDLALRKFQSSNTPQISTIVVEYFSQVKNKVINRQSMDLDEDWTKSQLNTMLPYWTGKRETIGVEIEEAWKCQKCEFADICEWRMKKDEECRRCGDNTK; encoded by the exons ATGTACGTAACTCTTGGGGGTACCTACGGGAACTTTTTGACAACAAAAATGGCCGACTCTCAGAAAGAATACGATATCTGCCACGATGGACAAAACTCTATCGAAGTAGAAATTGTTAGCGACTTAGAATTTAATATGTTGGACAACGCAATCCAGGCGGCCATTTTACAAG AAAGCAATGCAGCTCACAGTAAAGAAACAGACAATGCCACCAAAGGTGCAGTTTCAACAAACATTCCTGCTCCCCTTGACAGATTCAGAGGTAAAAAGGGATATTTGAGTGTTAGTAATTTGGTTGCACAGTTCTGGTGTGAGCAGCAGATGGAATATAACTTCCTGATTCCTGAGCAAAAACCAGACACTGAAGAAGTGCAGATTGGAAGGAGTATCCACTTAGCAAGAG AAATGGAACTTTATGACTTAATGGAGATCAAGATAGAAAGTAAGGAGGACAAGTGGGCAGCCATCTTTATGGACTGCTTCACAAAAATGGCTCTACTAGATGCACATCAAACAGTGCGGGAATTTCCAGTCCTTGGAGAACCCTTTGACTTGGGAGTATTAGTACATGGCATTATCGATGAACTACACTTCAATGAAATAGGTCAACTCGAACTTGTTGAACTTAAAACCAGGAGTGGAATCGGCCGTCTTCCCTCCAAAGCTCAACAAAAAAGGACATTCCTGCAAACAATGCTCTACAGTGTCATGTTTAACGATTTGTTGTCAGGAAAATTGGATGTAGCCAGTGTTTTCACAAGACTTCAATTAAATGGGGATGCCATACTTTCTAAAGATATCAAAAACTTTGCTGATCAACACAGAATACAATGCGATACACTTTTTCAAGTGACTGACTTAGCACTGAGAAAATTTCAGTCATCAAACACACCACAAATAAGCACAATAGTAGTAGAGTACTTCTCACAAGttaaaaataaagttattaatCGACAGAGCATGGACTTGGATGAGGACTGGACAAAATCTCAGCTAAACACTATGTTACCGTATTGGACaggaaaaagagaaacaatAGGTGTGGAGATAGAAGAGGCATGGAAGTGCCAAAAATGTGAATTTGCAGATATTTGTGAGTGGAGAATGAAAAAAGACGAGGAGTGTAGACGCTGTGGCGACAACACCAAATGA
- the LOC136912555 gene encoding lysosomal dipeptide transporter MFSD1-like isoform X2: MAVGKHREYHDYILAGQKSGCFRASRGPFRFVLLFFTCLSIFGCYFCLDMPSVLQNTFTLPLHPNDTLKNCITIDGKRSERMHLNSTDCTSGLGLTETQYNLLYSVYAWTNAVVVILAGFLIDKVGNPIGTLLFSFLCLAGTSLFAAGLYCKGNPSMMFLLFLLGRLLLGSGNGSLIIIQSRMSAVWFKDKELAFSFGCILAFSRLASGLNFFLTESFEEKYDLHWTLWGGAILCGFGCVCAIITSILDAIGLQQMDEMTELKIDSKNMRLTDIKYFSSTFWLLASCLMFFYVGLFPFIADASKFIYVNYKEMFHLSKKTSAYIVGSVYLTPLVLGPVMGLIVDMFGRRGILILICAVQTVPVYGILAFAPRVHPLVSTVWLGFIYSVAAAALWPSVPLIVDQASVGTALGITSSIQMIGTGVANVIVGKILDLIVSGDKWKYVMIFFLANSLACVLSAIFLNINDRRKGGILNHFTRSRGDALINSHTNTYGSVSTAGYTNKDALLYDSSTSIN, translated from the exons ATGGCGGTTGGTAAGCACCGAGAGTATCACGATTACATTTTGGCAGGACAAAAATCAGGCTGCTTCCGCGCAAGCAGAG GTCCTTTTCGTTTTGTGCTTTTATTTTTCACGTGTCTGTCGATATTTGGATGCTACTTCTGTCTTGACATGCCCAG TGTTTTGCAAAACACATTCACTTTG CCATTACATCCAAATGACACCTTAAAGAACTGTATAACCATTGATGGTAAACGATCCGAGCGTATGCATTTGAACAGCACAGACTGCACCAGCGGCTTGGGATTGACTGAAACACAGTATAACCTGCTATACTCAGTTTATGCCTGGAC GAATGCAGTTGTTGTTATTCTCGCTGGGTTTTTAATTGACAAAGTGGGCAATCCAA TTGGTaccttgttgttttcatttttgtgccTGGCTGGGACTTCCTTGTTTGCTGCTGGATTATACTGCAAGGGAAATCCCTCCatgatgtttcttttgtttttattgggGAGGCTGTTGCTTGG TTCAGGAAATGGGTCATTAATAA TCATCCAGAGTAGAATGTCTGCAGTATGGTTCAAGGACAAGGAGCTAGCATTTTCATTTGGTTGTATTCTGGCATTTTCAAGGCTT GCAAGTGGGTTGAACTTCTTTCTGACAGAGAGCTTTGAAGAAAAGTATGACTTGCATTGGACGCTATGGGGAG GAGCGATTTTATGTGGATTTGGATGTGTGTGCGCTATTATAACGTCAATATTAGATGCTATTGGACTACAACAGATGGATGAG ATGACAGAGTTGAAAATTGATTCCAAAAATATG CGATTAACAGATATCAAGTACTTTTCTTCCACATTCTGGCTTTTGGCTTCCTGTTTGATGTTCTTCTATGTTGGACTCTTTCCGTTCATTGCAGATGCCAG TAAATTTATCTATGTGAATTACAAGGAGATGTTTCATCTAAGTAAGAAGACATCCGCATATATTGTTGGCTCTGTGTATTTGACTCCATTGGTTCTTGGACCTGTAATGGGCCTTATTGTG GATATGTTTGGACGTCGAGGCATTTTAATATTGATTTGTGCAGTCCAAACAGTACCGGTGTATGGAATATTGGCCTTTGCTCCTCGCGTTCATCCTTTGGTTTCCACAGTGTGGCTTGGCTTTATTTATTCAGTGGCTGCT GCAGCTCTTTGGCCATCTGTTCCTCTTATTGTAGATCAGGCATCTGTTG GGACTGCTCTAGGAATCACATCTTCAATTCAGATGATAGGGACAGGAGTAGCTAATGTCATTGTTGGAAAAATACTTGATCTTATAGT ATCTGGAGATAAATGGAAGTATGTGATGATATTTTTCCTAGCCAACTCATTGGCTTGTGTACTGTCAGCAATTTTTTTGAACATCAATGACAGGAGAAAG ggaggTATTCTGAATCATTTTACAAGATCAAGAGGTGATGCCCTGATCAATAGTCATACAAATACTTATGGATCGGTGTCCACAGCTGGTTACACCAACAAGGATGCACTTCTCTATGACTCCTCAACATCCATCAATTAG
- the LOC136912562 gene encoding uncharacterized protein, whose protein sequence is MDLADAVDNLETFKDQFKDKAMMPVSAAIECALQQKCKEGFISYQSGASQFCIVKQARDFAQEITAVEENVLKSFGSTGVLRALSQAVNLRSPTYAFPVQCLDTYHSIGAKPNGEPQIMRDCIVLKPGTTVGKLFDIICYLPVPLLAGEYVRAEGIDSNKVKKVLHKNDLISKSNQIVKIMTTKKAPANAKTRH, encoded by the coding sequence ATGGATCTTGCTGATGCTGTAGATAATTTGGAGACATTTAAAGATCAGTTCAAGGATAAAGCAATGATGCCTGTGAGTGCAGCAATTGAATGTGCTCTACAGCAGAAGTGCAAGGAAGGATTTATTTCCTACCAAAGTGGAGCATCGCAGTTTTGTATTGTTAAACAAGCAAGGGACTTTGCACAAGAGATAACAGCAGTTGAAGAAAATGTGCTAAAATCTTTTGGAAGCACTGGTGTTCTTAGAGCCTTATCACAAGCAGTAAATCTTCGGTCACCAACTTATGCATTTCCTGTCCAGTGCCTTGACACCTACCATTCAATTGGTGCAAAACCAAATGGGGAACCTCAAATTATGCGAGACTGTATTGTTTTAAAACCAGGGACAACTGTTGGAAAACTCTTTGACATCATCTGCTATCTTCCAGTTCCACTGCTTGCTGGAGAGTACGTGAGAGCAGAAGGAATTGATTCCAACAAAGTGAAGAAAGTATTGCATAAAAATGATCTTATCAGTAAGTCCAATCAGATTGTGAAAATTATGACTACAAAGAAAGCTCCTGCCAATGCCAAGACAAGACATTGA
- the LOC136912555 gene encoding lysosomal dipeptide transporter MFSD1-like isoform X3, which translates to MYSLDEFFKKFTSSSNTSIGNALRRFGISMEGISSGYLDGKETFSCKDLTYVEMSTSSILIINVGGKVLSSENSPGKMDFNDATSCLCSSWKSRAPAGAITTNMAVGKHREYHDYILAGQKSGCFRASRGPFRFVLLFFTCLSIFGCYFCLDMPSVLQNTFTLPLHPNDTLKNCITIDGKRSERMHLNSTDCTSGLGLTETQYNLLYSVYAWTNAVVVILAGFLIDKVGNPIGTLLFSFLCLAGTSLFAAGLYCKGNPSMMFLLFLLGRLLLGSGNGSLIIIQSRMSAVWFKDKELAFSFGCILAFSRLASGLNFFLTESFEEKYDLHWTLWGGAILCGFGCVCAIITSILDAIGLQQMDEMTELKIDSKNMRLTDIKYFSSTFWLLASCLMFFYVGLFPFIADASKFIYVNYKEMFHLSKKTSAYIVGSVYLTPLVLGPVMGLIVDMFGRRGILILICAVQTVPVYGILAFAPRVHPLVSTVWLGFIYSVAAAALWPSVPLIVDQASVGTALGITSSIQMIGTGVANVIVGKILDLIVSGDKWKYVMIFFLANSLACVLSAIFLNINDRRKGGILNHFTRSRGDALINSHTNTYGSVSTAGYTNKDALLYDSSTSIN; encoded by the exons ATGTATTCTTTGGATGAGTTCTTTAAAAAGTTTACAAGTTCTTCTAATACTTCTATAGGTAACGCATTACGACGGTTTGGAATTTCAATGGAAGGGATTTCATCGGGATATTTAGATGGAAAGGAAACTTTTAGTTGCAAAGACTTGACATACGTAGAAATGTCCACATCATCAATTCTTATCATAAATGTCGGAGGAAAAGTGTTGAGCTCCGAAAATTCGCCAGGAAAGATGGACTTTAACGATGCAACTTCTTGCCTTTGCTCCTCTTG gAAGTCACGTGCTCCAGCAGGAGCAATAACAACAAACATGGCGGTTGGTAAGCACCGAGAGTATCACGATTACATTTTGGCAGGACAAAAATCAGGCTGCTTCCGCGCAAGCAGAG GTCCTTTTCGTTTTGTGCTTTTATTTTTCACGTGTCTGTCGATATTTGGATGCTACTTCTGTCTTGACATGCCCAG TGTTTTGCAAAACACATTCACTTTG CCATTACATCCAAATGACACCTTAAAGAACTGTATAACCATTGATGGTAAACGATCCGAGCGTATGCATTTGAACAGCACAGACTGCACCAGCGGCTTGGGATTGACTGAAACACAGTATAACCTGCTATACTCAGTTTATGCCTGGAC GAATGCAGTTGTTGTTATTCTCGCTGGGTTTTTAATTGACAAAGTGGGCAATCCAA TTGGTaccttgttgttttcatttttgtgccTGGCTGGGACTTCCTTGTTTGCTGCTGGATTATACTGCAAGGGAAATCCCTCCatgatgtttcttttgtttttattgggGAGGCTGTTGCTTGG TTCAGGAAATGGGTCATTAATAA TCATCCAGAGTAGAATGTCTGCAGTATGGTTCAAGGACAAGGAGCTAGCATTTTCATTTGGTTGTATTCTGGCATTTTCAAGGCTT GCAAGTGGGTTGAACTTCTTTCTGACAGAGAGCTTTGAAGAAAAGTATGACTTGCATTGGACGCTATGGGGAG GAGCGATTTTATGTGGATTTGGATGTGTGTGCGCTATTATAACGTCAATATTAGATGCTATTGGACTACAACAGATGGATGAG ATGACAGAGTTGAAAATTGATTCCAAAAATATG CGATTAACAGATATCAAGTACTTTTCTTCCACATTCTGGCTTTTGGCTTCCTGTTTGATGTTCTTCTATGTTGGACTCTTTCCGTTCATTGCAGATGCCAG TAAATTTATCTATGTGAATTACAAGGAGATGTTTCATCTAAGTAAGAAGACATCCGCATATATTGTTGGCTCTGTGTATTTGACTCCATTGGTTCTTGGACCTGTAATGGGCCTTATTGTG GATATGTTTGGACGTCGAGGCATTTTAATATTGATTTGTGCAGTCCAAACAGTACCGGTGTATGGAATATTGGCCTTTGCTCCTCGCGTTCATCCTTTGGTTTCCACAGTGTGGCTTGGCTTTATTTATTCAGTGGCTGCT GCAGCTCTTTGGCCATCTGTTCCTCTTATTGTAGATCAGGCATCTGTTG GGACTGCTCTAGGAATCACATCTTCAATTCAGATGATAGGGACAGGAGTAGCTAATGTCATTGTTGGAAAAATACTTGATCTTATAGT ATCTGGAGATAAATGGAAGTATGTGATGATATTTTTCCTAGCCAACTCATTGGCTTGTGTACTGTCAGCAATTTTTTTGAACATCAATGACAGGAGAAAG ggaggTATTCTGAATCATTTTACAAGATCAAGAGGTGATGCCCTGATCAATAGTCATACAAATACTTATGGATCGGTGTCCACAGCTGGTTACACCAACAAGGATGCACTTCTCTATGACTCCTCAACATCCATCAATTAG
- the LOC136912563 gene encoding actin-related protein 2/3 complex subunit 3-A-like: MPAYHSSLQASATIGNMALLPINTKFKGPAPPGDGSNDIVSEAIYFFKANVFFKSYEIKSPADRVLIYLTLYISECLKKLQRCQSKNDGKKEMQTLAVANFSLPGDSGFPLNAMYQKPGSKAEADSMRSYLTQLRQELGQRLVDSVFDPQTDKPSKWWMCFVKRKFMDKSLSAPGQ, translated from the exons ATGCCG GCGTATCATTCGTCATTACAAGCGTCAGCCACAATTGGCAACATGGCGCTGCTACCCATCAACACAAAATTTAAAGGTCCAGCTCCACCCGGAG ATGGAAGCAACGATATTGTTTCTGAGGCTATCTACTTTTTCAAAGCCAACGTGTTTTTTAAAAGTTATGAAATCAAG AGCCCAGCTGATCGTGTTTTGATTTATCTGACATTGTACATTTCTGAGTGCTTAAAGAAACTTCAAAGG TGTCAGTCCAAAAATGATGGTAAAAAGGAAATGCAGACATTAGCAGTTGCTAATTTCTCTCTCCCTGGAGACAGTGGTTTTCCACTGAATGCCATGTACCAAAAACCAGGAAGCAAAGCTGAAGCAG ACTCCATGAGGTCATATCTTACTCAGTTGAGACAAGAACTTGGCCAGAGACTGGTTGATTCTGTATTTGATCCACAAACAGATAAACCATCAAAG TGGTGGATGTGCTTTGTCAAGAGAAAGTTTATGGACAAAAGTCTCTCAGCTCCTGGCCAGTAA